A window from Mytilus galloprovincialis chromosome 8, xbMytGall1.hap1.1, whole genome shotgun sequence encodes these proteins:
- the LOC143042330 gene encoding serine/threonine-protein kinase PLK4-like isoform X5: protein MAGQFGVGETIDDYQVLNLLGKGGFACVYRARSNKTGEEVAIKMIDKKLMKAAGMAARVKKEVEIHSRLKHPAILELYNYFEDSNYVYLVLEICANGELNRYLKANCKVLSELEARHFMVQIVSGMLYLHSHGILHRDLTLANLLLTKSMDVKIADFGLATQLNYTEEKHFTMCGTPNYISPEIAIRGAHGLETDVWSLGCMLYTFMVGKPPFDTDAVRSTLNRVITAAFDLPDHLSQEAKDLLQSLLKKNPKDRIPLPEVLNHPFMTKYASTEFKGPQNFGETSIDSGRGTMATISTTASRVSTRPRPFPAFPMESGISEGDEDQLKKDKYSKNSEDLNLFSGPNTPQLRHPPSPPVRLRDSEREAARMQMNQQQQQQGDSGHFLRNTNQDKAQERLFKAKQMENYLEQQNNRAGQQFDPAKYQDRANTPSNSSGWSCSMSLHSNDKPSHTDISKPSVASDVSSQDEFSLHNTKKILNFDSDSHSTGQHSSWHEKSKDSVKNMERQHSQMKKYGRSRSLENFLDNDEEDSNSNSQGAKVEIKSQRSVEEATNSATKTIRDVVLPLTAIRLRPIRQRTRNAIVNILESGEVCMEFVKLKQKVEKVVEVMVISVDGQKINVYQPNRGKGEPVGEEPVALPTEPIKSFVFDLLPEKYWKKYQYAARFVKLVRSKTPKITMYTQKAKCMLMENSPSPDFEAVFYDGAKFTMSSSSMRIIEKTGTSLVLDSEETAQRLAEDTKQLLEYVKQCRQQCEEIDRVISSVHSRCGLREQLFPVIIGRRPNGPNLNDSSPSTGAGSSLAVEINSNPSSDSNRHATMSSFDGTVVSAVTDCTSRVETAPSDTSRDVTLKSKSVNEKSTVSNGGVSPTSSLNGSSQLRKVTRDVLKQVFVQDIGWASKHSNGEIWVKFNDGTQLGVKSSTTNVKYIDCQGKLYRFQRTDILPDIVRARLEKVPLVLEHLLQDSPTSSVMTPR, encoded by the exons GATTACCAAGTGTTGAACTTGTTGGGGAAGGGGGGTTTCGCATGTGTGTACAGGGCAAGGTCAAACAAAACAGGTGAAGAGGTCGCCATAAAGATGATTGACAAGAAACTGATGAAGGCAGCTGGCATGGCTGCTAGAGTGAAAAAAGAAGTAGAAATTCATTCAAGATTGAAGCATCCAGCAATTTTAGAG ttGTACAACTATTTTGAAGACAGCAACTATGTGTACTTGGTGCTGGAAATTTGCGCTAATGGAGAACTCAACAGATATCTTAAAGCCAACTGCAAAGTTTTATCTGAATTGGAAG CTCGACACTTCATGGTACAGATTGTATCGGGGATGTTATATCTCCACTCTCATGGAATACTCCACAGAGATCTGACTCTTGCCAATTTACTACTCACAAAATCTATGGACGTT AAAATAGCTGATTTTGGTCTTGCTACACAACTAAACTATactgaagaaaaacattttacaaTGTGTGGAACACCAAATTATATTTCTCC TGAGATAGCCATAAGAGGAGCTCATGGTTTAGAAACTGATGTCTGGTCTTTAGGTTGTATGTTGTACACATTTATGGTAGGCAAGCCTCCATTTGATACAGATGCTGTTAGGAGTACACTGAACAGAGTTATAACAGCAGCATTTGATCTCCCAGATCATTTATCACAAGAGGCCAAAGACCTCTTACAGTCATTGTTAAAGAAAAATCCAAAAGATAGAATTCCTTTACCAG aggTGCTAAATCATCCTTTCATGACCAAATATGCATCAACAGAATTTAAAGGTCCACAG AATTTCGGTGAGACATCCATTGATAGTGGTAGAGGAACCATGGCAACTATTTCAACCACAGCATCAAGAGTGTCAACAAGGCCACGCCCCTTCCCAGCATTCCCTATGGAATCGGGAATCTCTGAAGGAGACGAGGACCAATTGAAGAAAGACAAATACTCAAAGAATTCTGAGGATTTGAACCTTTTTTCGGGACCAAATACGCCACAATTGAGGCACCCACCATCTCCACCAGTTAGACTAAGGGATAG TGAACGTGAAGCAGCAAGAATGCAAATGAATCAACAACAGCAACAACAGGGTGATTCTGGACATTTCCTTAGGAATACTAACCAAGATAAAGCTCAAGAAAGACTATTCAAAGCTAAACAAATGGAGAATTACCTTGAGCAGCAAAACAACCGTGCTGGTCAACAGTTTGATCCAGCAAAATATCAAGATCGTGCCAATACACCAAGTAACTCATCAGGATGGTCCTGTAGCATGTCTCTGCATAGCAATGACAAACCAAGTCATACCGACATAAGCAAACCTTCTGTAGCCTCTGACGTTTCGTCGCAGGATGAATTTAGTCTACACAATACAAAGAAAATACTCAATTTCGATAGTGACAGTCACTCCACTGGTCAACACAGCAGTTGGCACGAAAAATCTAAAGACAGTGTAAAAAATATGGAACGACAACATAGTCAGATGAAAAAATATGGACGCAGTCGATCTTTAGAAAACTTTCTCGACAATGATGAAGAAGATTCTAATTCTAATTCGCAAGGTGCTAAAGTAGAAATTAAATCACAACGATCGGTAGAGGAGGCTACTAACTCAGCAACCAAAACAATTAGAGATGTTGTATTGCCATTAACTGCCATTCGTCTTCGACCAATCAGACAAAGAACAAGAAATGCTATT gtCAACATTTTAGAATCGGGAGAAGTTTGCATGGAATTTGTCAAACTGAAACAAAAGGTTGAAAAAGTTGTTGAAGTCATGGTGATATCTGTTGATGGTCAGAAAATCAATGTTTACCAACCAAACAGAGGCAAAGGGGAACCAGTAGGAGAAGAACCTGTTGCTCTGCCAACTGAACCAATCAAATCATTTGTATTTGATCTGTTACCTGAAAAGTATTGGAAAAAGTACCAGTATGCAGCAAg attTGTGAAACTGGTGAGATCCAAGACTCCAAAGATTACTATGTATACACAGAAGGCCAAATGTATGTTGATGGAAAACAGTCCATCTCCAGACTTTGAAGCAGTATTTTATGATG gtGCTAAATTCACAATGAGTTCCAGTAGTATGAGAATTATTGAAAAAACTGGGACATCCTTGGTGCTAGATTCAGAGGAAACAGCTCAGAGACTGGCTGAAGATACCAAACAATTGTTAGAATATGTCAAACAG tGTCGGCAACAATGTGAAGAGATTGACAGGGTAATTAGTTCTGTACATAGCCGATGTGGGTTGAGAGAGCAGCTCTTCCCAGTGATCATTGGTAGACGACCCAACGGTCCAAATTTAAACGATTCCTCTCCTTCCACGGGTGCAGGTAGTTCCTTGGCGGTAGAAATCAACAGCAATCCTTCATCAGACTCAAACAGACACGCTACA ATGTCTTCATTTGACGGCACAGTAGTAAGCGCTGTAACAGACTGTACAAGCAGAGTGGAAACAGCTCCATCTGACACATcaagggacgtaactctaaagtCCAAGTCTGTCAACGAGAAATCAACAGTCAGCAATGGTGGTGTAAGTCCCACGTCAAGTCTCAATGGTTCAAGTCAGCTACGCAAAGTCACCAGAGATGTTCTTAAACAAGTTTTCGTGCAAGATATTGGATGGGCTTCTAAG cacTCTAATGGAGAAATATGGGTAAAATTCAATGATGGAACACAGCTTGGTGTCAAGTCATCTACAACAAATGTCAAATATATTGACTGTCAAGGAAAACTTTATAG ATTCCAAAGGACAGACATTTTACCCGATATTGTGCGAGCAAGACTGGAAAAGGTCCCATTAGTGTTAGAACATTTACTGCAAGACTCACCAACATCTTCAGTAATGACTCCACGCTGA
- the LOC143042330 gene encoding serine/threonine-protein kinase PLK4-like isoform X4 gives MEKITDYQVLNLLGKGGFACVYRARSNKTGEEVAIKMIDKKLMKAAGMAARVKKEVEIHSRLKHPAILELYNYFEDSNYVYLVLEICANGELNRYLKANCKVLSELEARHFMVQIVSGMLYLHSHGILHRDLTLANLLLTKSMDVKIADFGLATQLNYTEEKHFTMCGTPNYISPEIAIRGAHGLETDVWSLGCMLYTFMVGKPPFDTDAVRSTLNRVITAAFDLPDHLSQEAKDLLQSLLKKNPKDRIPLPEVLNHPFMTKYASTEFKGPQNFGETSIDSGRGTMATISTTASRVSTRPRPFPAFPMESGISEGDEDQLKKDKYSKNSEDLNLFSGPNTPQLRHPPSPPVRLRDSEREAARMQMNQQQQQQGDSGHFLRNTNQDKAQERLFKAKQMENYLEQQNNRAGQQFDPAKYQDRANTPSNSSGWSCSMSLHSNDKPSHTDISKPSVASDVSSQDEFSLHNTKKILNFDSDSHSTGQHSSWHEKSKDSVKNMERQHSQMKKYGRSRSLENFLDNDEEDSNSNSQGAKVEIKSQRSVEEATNSATKTIRDVVLPLTAIRLRPIRQRTRNAIVNILESGEVCMEFVKLKQKVEKVVEVMVISVDGQKINVYQPNRGKGEPVGEEPVALPTEPIKSFVFDLLPEKYWKKYQYAARFVKLVRSKTPKITMYTQKAKCMLMENSPSPDFEAVFYDGSHPLEDDDSLSDLMESRPYPFVPSWSAKFTMSSSSMRIIEKTGTSLVLDSEETAQRLAEDTKQLLEYVKQCRQQCEEIDRVISSVHSRCGLREQLFPVIIGRRPNGPNLNDSSPSTGAGSSLAVEINSNPSSDSNRHATMSSFDGTVVSAVTDCTSRVETAPSDTSRDVTLKSKSVNEKSTVSNGGVSPTSSLNGSSQLRKVTRDVLKQVFVQDIGWASKHSNGEIWVKFNDGTQLGVKSSTTNVKYIDCQGKLYRFQRTDILPDIVRARLEKVPLVLEHLLQDSPTSSVMTPR, from the exons GATTACCAAGTGTTGAACTTGTTGGGGAAGGGGGGTTTCGCATGTGTGTACAGGGCAAGGTCAAACAAAACAGGTGAAGAGGTCGCCATAAAGATGATTGACAAGAAACTGATGAAGGCAGCTGGCATGGCTGCTAGAGTGAAAAAAGAAGTAGAAATTCATTCAAGATTGAAGCATCCAGCAATTTTAGAG ttGTACAACTATTTTGAAGACAGCAACTATGTGTACTTGGTGCTGGAAATTTGCGCTAATGGAGAACTCAACAGATATCTTAAAGCCAACTGCAAAGTTTTATCTGAATTGGAAG CTCGACACTTCATGGTACAGATTGTATCGGGGATGTTATATCTCCACTCTCATGGAATACTCCACAGAGATCTGACTCTTGCCAATTTACTACTCACAAAATCTATGGACGTT AAAATAGCTGATTTTGGTCTTGCTACACAACTAAACTATactgaagaaaaacattttacaaTGTGTGGAACACCAAATTATATTTCTCC TGAGATAGCCATAAGAGGAGCTCATGGTTTAGAAACTGATGTCTGGTCTTTAGGTTGTATGTTGTACACATTTATGGTAGGCAAGCCTCCATTTGATACAGATGCTGTTAGGAGTACACTGAACAGAGTTATAACAGCAGCATTTGATCTCCCAGATCATTTATCACAAGAGGCCAAAGACCTCTTACAGTCATTGTTAAAGAAAAATCCAAAAGATAGAATTCCTTTACCAG aggTGCTAAATCATCCTTTCATGACCAAATATGCATCAACAGAATTTAAAGGTCCACAG AATTTCGGTGAGACATCCATTGATAGTGGTAGAGGAACCATGGCAACTATTTCAACCACAGCATCAAGAGTGTCAACAAGGCCACGCCCCTTCCCAGCATTCCCTATGGAATCGGGAATCTCTGAAGGAGACGAGGACCAATTGAAGAAAGACAAATACTCAAAGAATTCTGAGGATTTGAACCTTTTTTCGGGACCAAATACGCCACAATTGAGGCACCCACCATCTCCACCAGTTAGACTAAGGGATAG TGAACGTGAAGCAGCAAGAATGCAAATGAATCAACAACAGCAACAACAGGGTGATTCTGGACATTTCCTTAGGAATACTAACCAAGATAAAGCTCAAGAAAGACTATTCAAAGCTAAACAAATGGAGAATTACCTTGAGCAGCAAAACAACCGTGCTGGTCAACAGTTTGATCCAGCAAAATATCAAGATCGTGCCAATACACCAAGTAACTCATCAGGATGGTCCTGTAGCATGTCTCTGCATAGCAATGACAAACCAAGTCATACCGACATAAGCAAACCTTCTGTAGCCTCTGACGTTTCGTCGCAGGATGAATTTAGTCTACACAATACAAAGAAAATACTCAATTTCGATAGTGACAGTCACTCCACTGGTCAACACAGCAGTTGGCACGAAAAATCTAAAGACAGTGTAAAAAATATGGAACGACAACATAGTCAGATGAAAAAATATGGACGCAGTCGATCTTTAGAAAACTTTCTCGACAATGATGAAGAAGATTCTAATTCTAATTCGCAAGGTGCTAAAGTAGAAATTAAATCACAACGATCGGTAGAGGAGGCTACTAACTCAGCAACCAAAACAATTAGAGATGTTGTATTGCCATTAACTGCCATTCGTCTTCGACCAATCAGACAAAGAACAAGAAATGCTATT gtCAACATTTTAGAATCGGGAGAAGTTTGCATGGAATTTGTCAAACTGAAACAAAAGGTTGAAAAAGTTGTTGAAGTCATGGTGATATCTGTTGATGGTCAGAAAATCAATGTTTACCAACCAAACAGAGGCAAAGGGGAACCAGTAGGAGAAGAACCTGTTGCTCTGCCAACTGAACCAATCAAATCATTTGTATTTGATCTGTTACCTGAAAAGTATTGGAAAAAGTACCAGTATGCAGCAAg attTGTGAAACTGGTGAGATCCAAGACTCCAAAGATTACTATGTATACACAGAAGGCCAAATGTATGTTGATGGAAAACAGTCCATCTCCAGACTTTGAAGCAGTATTTTATGATG GCTCACATCCTTTGGAAGACGATGATAGTCTAAGCGATTTAATGGAATCCAGACCGTATCCATTCGTCCCTTCGTGGA gtGCTAAATTCACAATGAGTTCCAGTAGTATGAGAATTATTGAAAAAACTGGGACATCCTTGGTGCTAGATTCAGAGGAAACAGCTCAGAGACTGGCTGAAGATACCAAACAATTGTTAGAATATGTCAAACAG tGTCGGCAACAATGTGAAGAGATTGACAGGGTAATTAGTTCTGTACATAGCCGATGTGGGTTGAGAGAGCAGCTCTTCCCAGTGATCATTGGTAGACGACCCAACGGTCCAAATTTAAACGATTCCTCTCCTTCCACGGGTGCAGGTAGTTCCTTGGCGGTAGAAATCAACAGCAATCCTTCATCAGACTCAAACAGACACGCTACA ATGTCTTCATTTGACGGCACAGTAGTAAGCGCTGTAACAGACTGTACAAGCAGAGTGGAAACAGCTCCATCTGACACATcaagggacgtaactctaaagtCCAAGTCTGTCAACGAGAAATCAACAGTCAGCAATGGTGGTGTAAGTCCCACGTCAAGTCTCAATGGTTCAAGTCAGCTACGCAAAGTCACCAGAGATGTTCTTAAACAAGTTTTCGTGCAAGATATTGGATGGGCTTCTAAG cacTCTAATGGAGAAATATGGGTAAAATTCAATGATGGAACACAGCTTGGTGTCAAGTCATCTACAACAAATGTCAAATATATTGACTGTCAAGGAAAACTTTATAG ATTCCAAAGGACAGACATTTTACCCGATATTGTGCGAGCAAGACTGGAAAAGGTCCCATTAGTGTTAGAACATTTACTGCAAGACTCACCAACATCTTCAGTAATGACTCCACGCTGA
- the LOC143042330 gene encoding serine/threonine-protein kinase PLK4-like isoform X1 gives MLIKNLEEYHLSDSDVSKAQIFFDLVNTNMEKILKPLDVIKSVELCKPCDFSINEIDIMSVEDNSCDQCEINRINEDELIKPCDFSINEENGSIEDYQVLNLLGKGGFACVYRARSNKTGEEVAIKMIDKKLMKAAGMAARVKKEVEIHSRLKHPAILELYNYFEDSNYVYLVLEICANGELNRYLKANCKVLSELEARHFMVQIVSGMLYLHSHGILHRDLTLANLLLTKSMDVKIADFGLATQLNYTEEKHFTMCGTPNYISPEIAIRGAHGLETDVWSLGCMLYTFMVGKPPFDTDAVRSTLNRVITAAFDLPDHLSQEAKDLLQSLLKKNPKDRIPLPEVLNHPFMTKYASTEFKGPQNFGETSIDSGRGTMATISTTASRVSTRPRPFPAFPMESGISEGDEDQLKKDKYSKNSEDLNLFSGPNTPQLRHPPSPPVRLRDSEREAARMQMNQQQQQQGDSGHFLRNTNQDKAQERLFKAKQMENYLEQQNNRAGQQFDPAKYQDRANTPSNSSGWSCSMSLHSNDKPSHTDISKPSVASDVSSQDEFSLHNTKKILNFDSDSHSTGQHSSWHEKSKDSVKNMERQHSQMKKYGRSRSLENFLDNDEEDSNSNSQGAKVEIKSQRSVEEATNSATKTIRDVVLPLTAIRLRPIRQRTRNAIVNILESGEVCMEFVKLKQKVEKVVEVMVISVDGQKINVYQPNRGKGEPVGEEPVALPTEPIKSFVFDLLPEKYWKKYQYAARFVKLVRSKTPKITMYTQKAKCMLMENSPSPDFEAVFYDGSHPLEDDDSLSDLMESRPYPFVPSWSAKFTMSSSSMRIIEKTGTSLVLDSEETAQRLAEDTKQLLEYVKQCRQQCEEIDRVISSVHSRCGLREQLFPVIIGRRPNGPNLNDSSPSTGAGSSLAVEINSNPSSDSNRHATMSSFDGTVVSAVTDCTSRVETAPSDTSRDVTLKSKSVNEKSTVSNGGVSPTSSLNGSSQLRKVTRDVLKQVFVQDIGWASKHSNGEIWVKFNDGTQLGVKSSTTNVKYIDCQGKLYRFQRTDILPDIVRARLEKVPLVLEHLLQDSPTSSVMTPR, from the exons ATGTTGATCAAAAACTTAGAGGAATATCATCTCTCTGATAGTGATGTTTCAAAAGCTCAAATTTTCTTTGACTTGGTCAATACCAACATGGAGAAAATACTTAAACCATTAGATGTTATTAAATCTGTGGAATTATGCAAGCCATGTGATTTCTCTATAAACGAAATAGACATTATGAGTGTTGAAGATAATTCATGTGATCAGTGTGAAATTAACAGAATTAATGAAGATGAACTTATTAAACCATGTGACTTCAGTATCAATGAGGAGAACGGGAGTATTGAG GATTACCAAGTGTTGAACTTGTTGGGGAAGGGGGGTTTCGCATGTGTGTACAGGGCAAGGTCAAACAAAACAGGTGAAGAGGTCGCCATAAAGATGATTGACAAGAAACTGATGAAGGCAGCTGGCATGGCTGCTAGAGTGAAAAAAGAAGTAGAAATTCATTCAAGATTGAAGCATCCAGCAATTTTAGAG ttGTACAACTATTTTGAAGACAGCAACTATGTGTACTTGGTGCTGGAAATTTGCGCTAATGGAGAACTCAACAGATATCTTAAAGCCAACTGCAAAGTTTTATCTGAATTGGAAG CTCGACACTTCATGGTACAGATTGTATCGGGGATGTTATATCTCCACTCTCATGGAATACTCCACAGAGATCTGACTCTTGCCAATTTACTACTCACAAAATCTATGGACGTT AAAATAGCTGATTTTGGTCTTGCTACACAACTAAACTATactgaagaaaaacattttacaaTGTGTGGAACACCAAATTATATTTCTCC TGAGATAGCCATAAGAGGAGCTCATGGTTTAGAAACTGATGTCTGGTCTTTAGGTTGTATGTTGTACACATTTATGGTAGGCAAGCCTCCATTTGATACAGATGCTGTTAGGAGTACACTGAACAGAGTTATAACAGCAGCATTTGATCTCCCAGATCATTTATCACAAGAGGCCAAAGACCTCTTACAGTCATTGTTAAAGAAAAATCCAAAAGATAGAATTCCTTTACCAG aggTGCTAAATCATCCTTTCATGACCAAATATGCATCAACAGAATTTAAAGGTCCACAG AATTTCGGTGAGACATCCATTGATAGTGGTAGAGGAACCATGGCAACTATTTCAACCACAGCATCAAGAGTGTCAACAAGGCCACGCCCCTTCCCAGCATTCCCTATGGAATCGGGAATCTCTGAAGGAGACGAGGACCAATTGAAGAAAGACAAATACTCAAAGAATTCTGAGGATTTGAACCTTTTTTCGGGACCAAATACGCCACAATTGAGGCACCCACCATCTCCACCAGTTAGACTAAGGGATAG TGAACGTGAAGCAGCAAGAATGCAAATGAATCAACAACAGCAACAACAGGGTGATTCTGGACATTTCCTTAGGAATACTAACCAAGATAAAGCTCAAGAAAGACTATTCAAAGCTAAACAAATGGAGAATTACCTTGAGCAGCAAAACAACCGTGCTGGTCAACAGTTTGATCCAGCAAAATATCAAGATCGTGCCAATACACCAAGTAACTCATCAGGATGGTCCTGTAGCATGTCTCTGCATAGCAATGACAAACCAAGTCATACCGACATAAGCAAACCTTCTGTAGCCTCTGACGTTTCGTCGCAGGATGAATTTAGTCTACACAATACAAAGAAAATACTCAATTTCGATAGTGACAGTCACTCCACTGGTCAACACAGCAGTTGGCACGAAAAATCTAAAGACAGTGTAAAAAATATGGAACGACAACATAGTCAGATGAAAAAATATGGACGCAGTCGATCTTTAGAAAACTTTCTCGACAATGATGAAGAAGATTCTAATTCTAATTCGCAAGGTGCTAAAGTAGAAATTAAATCACAACGATCGGTAGAGGAGGCTACTAACTCAGCAACCAAAACAATTAGAGATGTTGTATTGCCATTAACTGCCATTCGTCTTCGACCAATCAGACAAAGAACAAGAAATGCTATT gtCAACATTTTAGAATCGGGAGAAGTTTGCATGGAATTTGTCAAACTGAAACAAAAGGTTGAAAAAGTTGTTGAAGTCATGGTGATATCTGTTGATGGTCAGAAAATCAATGTTTACCAACCAAACAGAGGCAAAGGGGAACCAGTAGGAGAAGAACCTGTTGCTCTGCCAACTGAACCAATCAAATCATTTGTATTTGATCTGTTACCTGAAAAGTATTGGAAAAAGTACCAGTATGCAGCAAg attTGTGAAACTGGTGAGATCCAAGACTCCAAAGATTACTATGTATACACAGAAGGCCAAATGTATGTTGATGGAAAACAGTCCATCTCCAGACTTTGAAGCAGTATTTTATGATG GCTCACATCCTTTGGAAGACGATGATAGTCTAAGCGATTTAATGGAATCCAGACCGTATCCATTCGTCCCTTCGTGGA gtGCTAAATTCACAATGAGTTCCAGTAGTATGAGAATTATTGAAAAAACTGGGACATCCTTGGTGCTAGATTCAGAGGAAACAGCTCAGAGACTGGCTGAAGATACCAAACAATTGTTAGAATATGTCAAACAG tGTCGGCAACAATGTGAAGAGATTGACAGGGTAATTAGTTCTGTACATAGCCGATGTGGGTTGAGAGAGCAGCTCTTCCCAGTGATCATTGGTAGACGACCCAACGGTCCAAATTTAAACGATTCCTCTCCTTCCACGGGTGCAGGTAGTTCCTTGGCGGTAGAAATCAACAGCAATCCTTCATCAGACTCAAACAGACACGCTACA ATGTCTTCATTTGACGGCACAGTAGTAAGCGCTGTAACAGACTGTACAAGCAGAGTGGAAACAGCTCCATCTGACACATcaagggacgtaactctaaagtCCAAGTCTGTCAACGAGAAATCAACAGTCAGCAATGGTGGTGTAAGTCCCACGTCAAGTCTCAATGGTTCAAGTCAGCTACGCAAAGTCACCAGAGATGTTCTTAAACAAGTTTTCGTGCAAGATATTGGATGGGCTTCTAAG cacTCTAATGGAGAAATATGGGTAAAATTCAATGATGGAACACAGCTTGGTGTCAAGTCATCTACAACAAATGTCAAATATATTGACTGTCAAGGAAAACTTTATAG ATTCCAAAGGACAGACATTTTACCCGATATTGTGCGAGCAAGACTGGAAAAGGTCCCATTAGTGTTAGAACATTTACTGCAAGACTCACCAACATCTTCAGTAATGACTCCACGCTGA